The [Pseudomonas] carboxydohydrogena genome includes a window with the following:
- a CDS encoding deoxyguanosinetriphosphate triphosphohydrolase: MAVGRAAPAAPYRCDPDLSRGRRFDEPPSRHRSAFRRDCDRVIHSTAFRRLKHKTQVFIFHEGDHYRTRLTHSLEVAQIARALARQLGLDEDLTETLALAHDLGHPPFGHAGERALDACLKDHGGFDHNAQSLRVVTSLERRYPAFDGLNLTWESLEGIVKHNGPLIGRDGKPLGHYASHGLPVGIASYNAVHDLELASYASLEAQVAAISDDIAYNAHDIDDGLRAGLFTLADLNAVPLIADLNGRIVSRFPGIDEARHGAELVRELISYWIESAFSETMRRIALAAPQTVEDVRKGDGQLVAFNPKAREAERAIKDFLWGRMYRHERVMRVMREAEGVVADLFERYSRHPEDLPADWAHGEEDGEEEAARRIGNFIAGMTDGYAITEHQRLFDSTLELR, translated from the coding sequence ATGGCCGTGGGACGGGCGGCGCCTGCCGCACCCTACCGCTGCGACCCCGATTTGAGCCGCGGCCGCCGCTTCGATGAGCCGCCAAGCCGCCACCGCAGCGCCTTCCGCCGCGATTGCGACCGGGTGATCCATTCCACCGCGTTCCGCCGCCTCAAGCACAAGACGCAGGTGTTCATTTTCCACGAGGGCGACCACTACCGCACCCGGCTGACCCATAGTCTGGAGGTGGCGCAGATCGCCCGTGCGCTGGCCCGCCAATTGGGTCTGGACGAGGACCTCACCGAAACGCTGGCGCTGGCGCACGACCTCGGCCATCCGCCGTTCGGCCATGCGGGGGAGCGCGCGCTCGACGCCTGCCTGAAGGATCACGGCGGGTTCGACCACAACGCGCAGTCGCTGCGCGTCGTCACCTCGCTGGAGCGCCGCTATCCGGCGTTCGACGGGTTGAACCTCACATGGGAATCGCTCGAGGGTATCGTCAAGCACAACGGCCCGCTGATTGGCCGGGACGGCAAACCGCTCGGCCATTACGCTTCGCACGGCCTGCCGGTCGGGATTGCGAGCTACAATGCTGTGCACGATCTTGAGCTTGCGTCCTACGCCTCTCTGGAAGCGCAGGTCGCGGCGATCTCCGACGACATCGCCTACAACGCCCACGACATCGATGACGGGCTGCGCGCGGGCCTGTTCACGCTCGCCGACCTCAATGCCGTTCCACTGATTGCTGACCTCAACGGACGGATCGTCTCGCGCTTTCCCGGCATCGACGAGGCGCGGCATGGCGCCGAACTGGTGCGCGAGCTGATCTCATACTGGATCGAATCCGCGTTCTCCGAGACGATGCGGCGGATCGCATTGGCCGCGCCGCAAACAGTGGAGGACGTGCGCAAAGGCGACGGGCAACTCGTGGCCTTCAACCCGAAGGCACGGGAGGCGGAGCGGGCGATCAAGGACTTCCTGTGGGGGCGTATGTACCGCCACGAACGGGTGATGCGGGTGATGCGGGAAGCCGAGGGTGTCGTCGCCGATCTTTTCGAGCGCTACAGCCGCCATCCGGAGGACCTTCCTGCGGACTGGGCGCATGGCGAGGAGGACGGCGAGGAGGAGGCCGCGCGGCGGATCGGCAATTTCATCGCCGGAATGACCGACGGCTATGCCATCACCGAGCATCAGCGGCTCTTTGACTCGACCCTCGAATTGCGTTAG
- a CDS encoding DUF4886 domain-containing protein, with amino-acid sequence MLRNGHWLLAATLALSFTAAHAEVKPKVDKLDEAPKVALYIGNSFFYYNNSLHNHVLKLANAADPAAHYKATSATISGSGLNWHDVESLFSTAGMASYSFVGDNEVVMNTRNKKFDAAIMMDCSQCPVHPQLKSLFGESVAKDAEIVRKHGADPVLFMSWAYADKPEMTEQLADAYTTAGNANDMLVIPAGLAFARARKEQPDLVLNVEDKRHPTLAGTYLAACTVLASVYKRSPVGNPYHAGLDDKTAAFLQNVAWETVQDYYRK; translated from the coding sequence ATGTTGCGGAACGGTCACTGGCTGCTGGCAGCGACTCTTGCACTGTCGTTCACCGCCGCTCATGCGGAGGTGAAGCCGAAGGTCGATAAACTCGACGAGGCGCCGAAGGTGGCGCTCTACATCGGCAACAGTTTCTTCTATTACAACAACAGCCTACATAATCATGTACTGAAACTCGCGAACGCCGCCGACCCGGCGGCGCATTACAAGGCGACGTCCGCGACCATCAGCGGCTCGGGCCTGAACTGGCACGATGTGGAGTCGCTGTTCTCGACCGCCGGCATGGCGTCGTATTCGTTCGTTGGCGACAACGAGGTCGTCATGAACACACGCAACAAGAAGTTCGACGCGGCGATCATGATGGATTGCAGTCAGTGTCCGGTGCATCCGCAGTTGAAGTCGCTGTTTGGCGAGTCGGTGGCGAAGGATGCCGAGATCGTCCGCAAGCATGGCGCCGACCCGGTGCTGTTCATGTCGTGGGCCTATGCCGACAAGCCGGAGATGACCGAACAACTCGCTGACGCCTACACCACCGCCGGCAATGCCAACGATATGCTGGTGATCCCGGCGGGTCTTGCGTTCGCGCGGGCCAGGAAAGAGCAGCCCGATCTCGTTCTCAATGTCGAGGACAAGCGTCACCCGACGCTGGCGGGCACGTATCTCGCGGCCTGCACGGTGCTGGCGTCGGTCTACAAGCGCTCGCCTGTGGGCAATCCGTATCACGCGGGCCTCGACGACAAGACCGCCGCCTTCCTGCAAAATGTCGCGTGGGAGACGGTGCAGGATTATTACAGGAAATAG
- the erpA gene encoding iron-sulfur cluster insertion protein ErpA: MTANVTISERAARRIGEILKSEGGDAKLRISVEGGGCSGFQYKFDIDKTQAEDDLVIVRDGAVVLVDPSSAPFLADSELDFVDDLIGASFRVNNPNATASCGCGTSFSI, encoded by the coding sequence GTGACCGCGAATGTGACCATTTCCGAGCGGGCGGCCCGGCGGATCGGCGAAATCCTCAAAAGCGAGGGCGGCGACGCCAAGCTGCGCATCAGCGTCGAGGGCGGCGGCTGCTCCGGCTTCCAGTACAAATTCGACATCGACAAGACCCAGGCCGAGGATGACCTCGTGATCGTGCGTGATGGCGCCGTGGTGCTGGTCGATCCCTCCTCGGCTCCCTTCCTCGCGGACTCCGAACTCGACTTCGTCGATGACCTGATCGGCGCATCGTTCCGCGTCAACAACCCGAACGCCACCGCCTCCTGCGGCTGCGGCACCAGCTTCTCGATCTGA
- the xth gene encoding exodeoxyribonuclease III, protein MRIATWNVNSVRQRLDHLLTWLKEREPDLVCLQEIKCLDEAFPREPIEALGYNVVTHGQKTFNGVALLSKYRFEETRPQLAGDPEDLHARFLEGVVSHKDGTFRLACLYLPNGNPVNTEKYPYKLRWMDRLIDYTRERLKSEEPFVLAGDFNVIPTPADVYNPQAWLGDALFLPQTRDKFQTLLNLGLTDAFRATCDAAQQYTFWDYQAGAWQKNNGIRIDHLLMSPPASDRLQAVGIDKHVRGWEKASDHVPVWADLDF, encoded by the coding sequence ATGCGCATCGCGACCTGGAACGTCAACTCGGTGCGCCAGCGCCTCGACCATCTGCTGACATGGCTGAAGGAACGCGAGCCGGATCTCGTCTGCCTGCAGGAGATCAAATGCCTCGATGAGGCGTTTCCGCGCGAGCCGATCGAGGCCCTTGGCTACAATGTCGTGACGCACGGGCAAAAGACATTCAACGGCGTTGCGCTGCTGTCGAAATATCGCTTCGAGGAAACCAGGCCGCAGCTCGCGGGCGATCCTGAAGACCTGCACGCGCGCTTTCTCGAAGGCGTGGTGTCGCACAAGGACGGCACGTTCCGCCTCGCCTGCCTGTATCTGCCGAACGGCAATCCGGTGAACACCGAGAAGTATCCGTACAAGCTGCGATGGATGGACCGGCTGATCGACTACACGCGCGAGCGGCTGAAGTCAGAAGAACCGTTCGTGCTGGCGGGCGACTTCAACGTCATTCCGACCCCCGCCGATGTCTACAATCCGCAGGCATGGCTTGGCGACGCGCTGTTCCTGCCGCAGACCCGCGACAAGTTTCAGACTCTTCTCAATCTCGGATTGACGGATGCTTTCCGCGCGACGTGCGACGCCGCCCAGCAATACACGTTCTGGGATTATCAGGCGGGCGCCTGGCAGAAGAACAACGGCATCCGCATCGACCACCTTTTGATGTCGCCACCCGCAAGCGATCGCTTGCAGGCCGTCGGCATCGACAAGCACGTGCGCGGCTGGGAAAAAGCCTCGGATCACGTGCCGGTATGGGCCGATCTGGATTTTTGA
- a CDS encoding pyruvate dehydrogenase complex dihydrolipoamide acetyltransferase, producing the protein MPINILMPALSPTMEKGNLAKWLKKEGDKVSSGDVIAEIETDKATMEVEAVDEGTIAKILVPEGTADVPVNQVIAVLAGDGEDVKAAASGAGSASTTRTPDAPKAAEAPKPAAAPAPVPAAKPTASAAPAPAAPQAAPAQNGARTFSSPLARRLAKEAGIDLSRVNGSGPHGRVVARDIDEAKSGKGLKPAAAGGGATAAPGFAPGPSDAQIMALFNKDNYEAVPHDQMRKVIAQRLSAADRDVPQYYLTCDCDIGKLVAAREEINGLAPKDKDGKPAYKLSVNDFVIKALAMALQRVPAANVTWTDEAMLHHKVSDVSVAVSIPTGLITPIIRSAHAKSVATISNEMKDLAARAKARKLKPEEYQGASTAVSNLGMYGMKQFTAVINPPQSTILAVGMSEQRPVVRDGKIEIATIMTVTLTCDHRAMDGALGAQLLSAFRLLIENPVMMVV; encoded by the coding sequence ATGCCGATCAACATTCTGATGCCTGCCCTGTCTCCTACGATGGAAAAGGGCAACCTCGCCAAGTGGCTCAAGAAAGAGGGCGACAAGGTTTCTTCCGGCGACGTGATCGCCGAGATCGAGACCGACAAGGCGACGATGGAAGTCGAGGCGGTGGACGAAGGCACCATCGCGAAAATTCTGGTGCCGGAAGGCACCGCCGACGTGCCGGTCAATCAGGTGATCGCGGTGCTCGCCGGTGACGGCGAGGACGTGAAGGCCGCCGCGAGCGGAGCTGGTAGCGCGAGCACGACTCGAACCCCCGACGCTCCGAAAGCTGCTGAAGCGCCGAAGCCTGCCGCTGCTCCTGCGCCCGTACCGGCTGCGAAGCCGACGGCTTCTGCTGCTCCGGCACCGGCCGCGCCGCAGGCGGCACCGGCGCAGAACGGCGCACGCACGTTCTCCTCGCCGCTGGCGCGCCGTCTCGCGAAGGAAGCGGGCATAGATCTGTCGCGCGTCAACGGCAGCGGCCCGCATGGCCGCGTCGTCGCCCGCGACATCGACGAGGCGAAATCCGGCAAGGGTCTGAAGCCTGCCGCCGCCGGTGGTGGCGCAACCGCCGCGCCGGGCTTCGCGCCAGGCCCGAGCGACGCGCAGATCATGGCGCTGTTCAACAAGGACAATTACGAAGCGGTGCCGCACGACCAGATGCGCAAGGTGATCGCGCAGCGCCTGTCGGCGGCGGATCGCGACGTGCCGCAATACTACCTCACCTGCGATTGTGATATCGGCAAGCTCGTCGCTGCGCGCGAGGAGATCAACGGCCTTGCGCCGAAGGACAAGGACGGCAAGCCCGCCTACAAGCTCTCGGTCAACGATTTCGTCATCAAGGCGCTGGCGATGGCGTTGCAGCGCGTGCCTGCCGCCAACGTGACCTGGACCGACGAGGCGATGCTGCACCACAAGGTGTCGGACGTGTCGGTTGCGGTGTCGATCCCGACCGGCCTCATCACGCCGATCATCCGCAGCGCCCATGCCAAATCGGTCGCGACGATCTCCAACGAGATGAAGGATCTCGCCGCGCGCGCCAAGGCGCGCAAGCTCAAGCCCGAGGAATATCAGGGCGCGAGCACGGCGGTGTCGAACCTCGGCATGTACGGCATGAAGCAGTTCACCGCCGTCATCAACCCGCCGCAGTCGACCATTCTCGCGGTCGGCATGAGCGAGCAACGGCCGGTGGTGCGTGACGGCAAGATCGAGATCGCGACCATCATGACGGTGACGCTGACCTGCGACCACCGTGCGATGGATGGTGCGCTCGGCGCGCAGTTGCTCAGCGCCTTCCGCCTGCTGATCGAAAACCCGGTGATGATGGTGGTGTGA
- a CDS encoding GIY-YIG nuclease family protein: MKLPAVYIVANKRNGTLYTGVTSDLSHRAGQHRDGYVEGFSRKYGCKILVWYEVHATMTDAIVREKQIKAGNRARKLELIESFNPEWIDLYESLF; encoded by the coding sequence ATGAAGCTGCCTGCCGTTTATATTGTCGCCAATAAGCGAAATGGAACGCTTTACACGGGCGTTACATCCGATCTCTCGCACCGAGCAGGCCAGCACCGTGATGGATATGTGGAAGGTTTCTCGCGAAAGTACGGATGTAAAATTCTTGTCTGGTACGAGGTTCACGCCACCATGACCGACGCCATTGTTCGGGAAAAGCAAATCAAAGCCGGCAACCGGGCGCGAAAGCTGGAACTGATCGAGAGCTTCAATCCTGAATGGATTGACCTTTATGAATCCTTGTTTTAG
- a CDS encoding pyruvate dehydrogenase complex E1 component subunit beta: MPIQVLMPALSPTMEKGNLAKWLKKEGDAIKSGDVIAEIETDKATMEVEATDEGTLGKILVPEGTADVAVNTPIATILADGESAADLGKASAAPAPKADAAPAPAAAAAPAVPKADAAPAAPAAQAAPDPDIPAGTEMVTMTVRDALRDAIAEEMRRDEDVFIMGEEVAEYQGAYKITQGILQEFSARRVIDTPITEHGFAGVGVGAAMAGLKPIVEFMTFNFAMQAMDQIVNSAAKTLYMSGGQMGCSIVFRGPNGSAARVAAQHSQDYAAWYSQIPGLKVIAPYTAADAKGLLKAAIRDPNPVIFLEHEILYGQSFEVPKLDDYVLPIGKARIARAGEHVTLIAWSHAMTWTLKAAEELAKEGIEAEVIDLRTIRPMDTETLIASVKKTGRAVVVEEGWQQSGVGSEIAARLMEHAFDYLDAPVVRVSGKDVPMPYAANLEKLALPTVEEVVAAAKAVSYR, translated from the coding sequence ATGCCGATTCAAGTATTGATGCCCGCGCTGTCGCCCACGATGGAGAAGGGCAACCTCGCCAAGTGGCTGAAGAAAGAGGGTGACGCCATCAAGTCCGGTGACGTCATCGCCGAGATCGAGACCGACAAGGCGACGATGGAAGTCGAGGCGACCGACGAAGGCACGCTCGGCAAGATCCTCGTGCCGGAAGGCACCGCCGATGTCGCGGTGAACACGCCGATCGCCACCATTCTGGCCGATGGCGAAAGCGCCGCCGATCTCGGCAAGGCGTCTGCCGCGCCCGCACCGAAGGCGGATGCTGCTCCGGCTCCGGCCGCAGCGGCTGCTCCTGCGGTGCCGAAGGCTGATGCTGCTCCCGCGGCACCTGCCGCGCAGGCCGCACCCGATCCCGATATTCCGGCAGGCACCGAGATGGTGACGATGACAGTGCGCGACGCGCTGCGCGATGCCATCGCCGAGGAAATGCGCCGCGATGAAGACGTCTTCATCATGGGCGAGGAGGTCGCCGAGTATCAGGGCGCCTACAAGATCACGCAGGGCATTTTGCAGGAATTCTCCGCGCGGCGCGTGATCGATACGCCGATCACCGAGCATGGCTTTGCGGGCGTCGGCGTCGGCGCGGCGATGGCGGGCCTCAAGCCCATCGTCGAATTCATGACCTTCAACTTCGCCATGCAGGCGATGGACCAGATCGTCAACTCCGCCGCCAAGACGCTCTATATGTCAGGCGGGCAGATGGGCTGTTCGATCGTGTTCCGTGGCCCGAACGGCTCGGCGGCGCGCGTTGCCGCCCAGCACAGCCAGGATTACGCGGCGTGGTACTCGCAGATTCCGGGCCTCAAGGTGATCGCGCCGTACACGGCGGCCGATGCCAAGGGTCTCTTGAAAGCGGCGATCCGCGATCCGAACCCGGTGATCTTCCTTGAGCATGAAATTCTCTACGGCCAGAGCTTCGAAGTACCGAAGCTCGACGATTATGTCTTGCCGATCGGCAAGGCGCGCATCGCCCGCGCCGGTGAGCATGTCACGCTGATCGCGTGGTCGCATGCGATGACGTGGACGCTGAAGGCGGCCGAAGAACTCGCCAAGGAAGGCATCGAGGCCGAAGTCATTGATCTTCGCACCATCCGCCCCATGGACACCGAAACGCTGATCGCGTCTGTGAAGAAGACCGGGCGCGCTGTCGTCGTTGAGGAAGGCTGGCAGCAGTCCGGCGTCGGCTCCGAAATCGCCGCGCGGCTGATGGAGCATGCGTTCGATTATCTCGATGCGCCGGTCGTGCGCGTATCGGGCAAGGACGTGCCGATGCCTTACGCCGCCAATCTCGAAAAGCTCGCATTGCCGACGGTGGAGGAAGTTGTCGCCGCCGCCAAGGCTGTCTCATACCGCTAA
- a CDS encoding tetratricopeptide repeat protein encodes MRIFKGCVIVACATVAVFAMTRTYAFDGAADPDSASAPLGAVTTSSGVAVVKKTLPANSNALTALQYAAEDGHAAAQWKLGKMFADGVGVERNDLRAFDYFSRIANQHAEDNPGAPQANIVANAFVALGRYYTTGIANSNIKRDPERAREMYSYAASYFGSAEAQYSLARMYLEGKGIQRDVKYGVRWLGLAAHKGQHEAQALLGQMLFNGDHLQRQAARGLMWLTLAQESATPDEKWIHQSYNEALTKASEDDRAMALQMLQRWVQGRRD; translated from the coding sequence ATGCGGATATTTAAGGGTTGCGTCATTGTTGCGTGTGCGACCGTCGCCGTTTTCGCGATGACGCGGACCTACGCCTTCGACGGCGCGGCCGATCCTGACAGCGCTTCCGCCCCGCTCGGAGCGGTGACCACGTCGTCCGGTGTCGCGGTGGTCAAGAAGACTCTGCCTGCGAACAGCAATGCGCTGACCGCCCTGCAATATGCCGCCGAGGACGGGCACGCCGCGGCCCAGTGGAAACTCGGCAAGATGTTCGCCGATGGCGTCGGCGTCGAGCGCAACGATCTGCGCGCCTTCGATTATTTCAGCCGGATTGCCAACCAGCACGCCGAGGACAATCCGGGCGCGCCGCAGGCCAATATCGTGGCCAATGCATTCGTGGCGCTCGGGCGCTACTACACCACGGGGATCGCCAATTCCAACATCAAGCGCGACCCGGAGCGGGCGCGGGAGATGTACTCCTATGCCGCGTCGTATTTCGGCAGCGCCGAGGCGCAATACAGCCTCGCCCGGATGTATCTCGAGGGCAAAGGCATCCAGCGCGATGTGAAGTACGGCGTGCGCTGGCTTGGCCTCGCCGCGCACAAGGGCCAGCACGAAGCGCAGGCGCTGCTCGGCCAGATGCTGTTCAACGGCGATCATTTGCAGCGGCAGGCCGCGCGCGGCCTGATGTGGCTGACGCTCGCGCAGGAAAGCGCCACGCCGGACGAGAAGTGGATTCACCAGAGCTATAACGAGGCGCTTACGAAAGCCTCGGAAGACGACCGCGCCATGGCCTTGCAGATGTTGCAGCGCTGGGTGCAGGGTCGTAGGGATTGA
- the ilvD gene encoding dihydroxy-acid dehydratase, translating to MDAKTNIKSRLPSRHVTEGPTRAPHRSYLYAMGLTTEQIHQPFVGVASCWNEAAPCNISLMRQAQAVKKGVASAGGTPREFCTITVTDGIAMGHEGMRSSLPSREVIADSVELTIRGHSYDALVGLAGCDKSLPGMMMAMCRLNVPSIFIYGGSILPGNFRGQQVTVQDMFEAVGKHSVGQMSDADLDEIERVACPSAGACGAQFTANTMATVSEAIGLALPYSAGAPAPYEIRDAFCAAAGEKVMELIAKNIRPRDIVTRKALENAAAVVAASGGSTNAALHLPAIAHECGIEFDLFDVAEIFKKTPYVADLKPGGRYVAKDMFEAGGIPLLMKTLLDHGFLHGDCLTVTGRTIAENLAGVKWNPHQDVVRPADKPITVTGGVVGMKGNLAPDGAIVKVAGMSVLKFTGPARVFDCEEDAFEAVDKRTYKEGEVIVIRYEGPKGGPGMREMLATTAALYGQGMGAKVALITDGRFSGATRGFCVGHVGPEAAIGGPIGLIQNGDIIELDAEAGTLNVKLSDAELAERRKAWKPRETGTGSGALWKYAQQVGPAIKGAVTHPGRAGEKSCYADI from the coding sequence ATGGACGCGAAGACCAACATCAAGTCGAGACTGCCCAGCCGCCATGTGACGGAGGGTCCGACCCGCGCTCCGCATCGCTCCTACCTTTATGCCATGGGCCTCACCACCGAGCAGATCCATCAGCCGTTCGTCGGCGTGGCGTCCTGCTGGAACGAGGCCGCGCCCTGCAACATTTCGCTGATGCGACAGGCTCAGGCCGTGAAGAAGGGCGTCGCCTCCGCCGGCGGCACCCCGCGTGAGTTCTGCACCATCACCGTCACCGACGGCATCGCCATGGGCCATGAGGGCATGCGGTCCTCGCTGCCTTCGCGCGAGGTGATCGCCGATTCCGTCGAACTGACCATCCGTGGCCATTCCTACGATGCGCTGGTCGGCCTCGCGGGCTGCGACAAGTCCTTGCCCGGCATGATGATGGCGATGTGCCGCCTCAACGTGCCGTCGATCTTCATCTATGGCGGCTCGATCCTGCCCGGCAATTTCCGAGGCCAGCAGGTCACGGTTCAGGACATGTTCGAGGCTGTCGGCAAGCACTCGGTCGGCCAGATGTCCGACGCCGATCTGGATGAAATCGAGCGCGTGGCGTGCCCCTCGGCGGGCGCCTGCGGCGCGCAGTTCACCGCCAACACCATGGCGACCGTCTCCGAGGCGATCGGGCTGGCACTTCCGTATTCGGCCGGCGCGCCAGCACCCTATGAAATCCGCGATGCCTTCTGCGCCGCCGCCGGCGAGAAGGTGATGGAACTGATTGCCAAGAACATCCGCCCGCGCGACATCGTCACCCGCAAGGCGCTGGAGAACGCCGCCGCCGTGGTGGCCGCCTCGGGCGGTTCGACCAATGCCGCGCTGCACCTGCCTGCCATCGCCCACGAGTGCGGCATCGAATTCGACCTGTTCGATGTCGCCGAAATCTTCAAAAAGACACCTTATGTCGCGGATTTGAAGCCGGGCGGCCGTTATGTGGCCAAAGACATGTTCGAAGCTGGCGGCATCCCGCTGCTGATGAAAACGCTCCTGGATCACGGCTTTCTGCACGGCGACTGCCTGACGGTCACCGGGCGGACGATCGCCGAGAACCTGGCCGGCGTGAAATGGAATCCGCATCAGGATGTGGTGCGCCCCGCCGACAAGCCGATCACGGTGACCGGTGGTGTCGTGGGCATGAAGGGCAACCTCGCTCCCGATGGCGCGATCGTGAAAGTGGCTGGAATGTCCGTCCTGAAATTCACCGGGCCTGCGCGCGTCTTCGATTGCGAAGAGGACGCGTTCGAGGCCGTGGACAAGCGGACCTATAAAGAAGGCGAGGTTATCGTCATCCGTTACGAGGGCCCCAAGGGCGGCCCCGGCATGCGCGAGATGCTCGCCACCACGGCGGCGCTTTACGGGCAGGGGATGGGCGCCAAGGTCGCGCTGATCACCGATGGCCGCTTCTCCGGTGCCACGCGCGGCTTCTGCGTCGGCCATGTCGGCCCCGAGGCCGCGATCGGAGGCCCCATCGGCCTTATCCAAAATGGGGATATCATCGAACTTGATGCCGAGGCCGGCACGCTCAATGTGAAGTTGAGCGACGCCGAACTGGCCGAGCGGCGCAAGGCCTGGAAACCGCGCGAAACCGGCACGGGTTCCGGGGCGCTCTGGAAATACGCCCAGCAGGTCGGACCTGCGATCAAGGGGGCGGTGACCCACCCAGGACGGGCGGGTGAAAAGAGTTGCTATGCGGATATTTAA
- the lpdA gene encoding dihydrolipoyl dehydrogenase produces the protein MADTSFDVVVIGSGPGGYVTAIRAAQLGFKTAIVEKQHLGGICLNWGCIPTKALLRSAEIYHYMQHAKDYGLSAEKVGYDAKAVVARSRGVSKRLNDGVGFLMKKNKITVIWGEAAIDAPGKITVKGGSADAPKGVLGAGSYQAKHIIVATGARPRVLPGLEPDKKLVWTYFEAMVPETMPKSLLVVGSGAIGIEFASFYRTMGAEVTVVEVLPQILPVEDAEIAGLARKQFEKQGIKILTGAKVTKLDKKADSVTATIETGGKTEQITADRVISAVGVVGNIENLGLEKLGVKTDRGCIVIDGYGKTNVPGIYAIGDVAGPPMLAHKAEHEGVICIEAIKGLHVHPMDKLLIPGCTYCHPQIASVGLTEAKAKEAGKDIRVGRFPFVGNGKAIALGEDQGLVKVIFDKKTGQLLGAHMVGAEVTELIQGYVVAMNLETTEEELMHTIFPHPTLSEMMKEAVLDAYGRMLNM, from the coding sequence ATGGCTGATACCTCATTCGACGTCGTTGTGATCGGCTCCGGCCCCGGCGGCTATGTCACCGCCATTCGCGCCGCCCAACTCGGCTTCAAGACCGCGATCGTCGAGAAACAGCATCTCGGCGGCATCTGCCTGAACTGGGGATGTATCCCGACCAAGGCGCTGCTGCGCTCGGCGGAAATCTATCACTACATGCAGCACGCCAAGGATTACGGCCTCTCCGCCGAGAAGGTCGGCTATGACGCCAAGGCGGTGGTCGCGCGCTCGCGCGGCGTCTCCAAGCGCCTCAATGACGGCGTCGGCTTCCTGATGAAGAAGAACAAGATCACCGTGATCTGGGGCGAGGCGGCGATCGACGCGCCCGGCAAGATCACGGTGAAGGGCGGCAGCGCCGATGCGCCGAAGGGCGTGCTGGGTGCGGGCAGCTATCAGGCCAAGCATATCATCGTCGCGACCGGTGCGCGGCCGCGTGTGCTGCCGGGCCTTGAGCCGGACAAGAAACTGGTCTGGACCTATTTCGAGGCGATGGTGCCCGAGACAATGCCGAAGTCGCTTCTCGTGGTCGGCTCCGGTGCGATCGGCATCGAGTTCGCCTCGTTCTATCGCACCATGGGCGCGGAGGTGACGGTGGTCGAGGTGTTGCCGCAGATCCTGCCTGTCGAGGACGCGGAGATCGCGGGGCTTGCGCGCAAGCAGTTCGAGAAGCAGGGCATCAAGATTCTCACCGGCGCGAAGGTGACCAAACTCGACAAGAAGGCCGACAGCGTTACCGCCACCATCGAGACCGGCGGCAAGACCGAGCAGATCACCGCCGACCGCGTGATTTCGGCGGTCGGCGTCGTCGGCAACATCGAGAACCTCGGGCTCGAGAAGCTCGGGGTGAAGACCGACCGCGGCTGCATCGTGATCGACGGCTACGGCAAGACCAACGTGCCGGGCATCTACGCCATCGGCGACGTCGCGGGTCCGCCCATGTTGGCTCATAAGGCCGAGCATGAAGGCGTGATCTGCATCGAGGCGATCAAGGGCCTGCATGTGCATCCGATGGACAAGCTCCTGATCCCCGGCTGCACCTACTGCCATCCGCAGATCGCCTCCGTCGGCCTGACCGAGGCCAAGGCGAAAGAAGCAGGCAAGGATATCCGCGTCGGCCGTTTCCCCTTCGTAGGCAACGGCAAGGCAATCGCGCTTGGCGAGGACCAAGGTCTCGTCAAGGTGATCTTCGACAAGAAGACAGGCCAGCTTCTCGGTGCGCATATGGTCGGTGCGGAAGTCACCGAACTGATCCAGGGCTATGTGGTTGCGATGAATCTCGAGACCACCGAGGAAGAACTGATGCACACCATCTTCCCGCATCCGACGCTGTCGGAGATGATGAAGGAAGCAGTCCTCGACGCCTATGGCCGCATGCTGAACATGTAA